In one window of Gammaproteobacteria bacterium DNA:
- a CDS encoding YggT family protein, with amino-acid sequence MDNTYFAHSAVLLIHTFFGLYILAVMLRFLFQWLRADFYNPVSQFLVKITNPPLKPLRRIIPGWGGIDLASVVLMLTLQLIEVYLVTLAMGVRGSAGALFFTSLADLLNLFFNVFLFGVLLRVILSWVAPQTYNPVTTLLHTLTEPVLAPARRVIPPISGVDLSPVLTLLVLQLAKILVVAPIADLGRVTG; translated from the coding sequence ATGGACAACACGTATTTCGCCCACTCGGCGGTCTTGCTCATTCACACGTTCTTCGGTCTGTACATTCTGGCCGTCATGCTCCGCTTCCTGTTTCAATGGCTGCGGGCGGACTTCTACAACCCGGTATCCCAGTTCCTGGTCAAGATCACCAACCCGCCCCTGAAACCACTGCGGCGCATTATTCCCGGCTGGGGCGGCATCGACCTGGCCTCGGTGGTACTGATGCTGACGCTGCAACTGATCGAGGTCTACCTGGTCACCCTGGCCATGGGTGTGCGCGGCAGCGCCGGCGCGCTGTTCTTCACCTCCCTGGCGGACCTGCTCAACCTGTTTTTCAACGTATTTCTGTTCGGCGTGTTGCTGCGCGTCATCCTGAGCTGGGTGGCCCCGCAGACCTACAATCCCGTGACCACTCTGCTTCACACGCTGACAGAACCGGTACTGGCCCCGGCCCGGCGCGTCATCCCCCCCATCTCGGGCGTCGACCTCTCCCCGGTGCTCACACTGCTGGTGTTACAACTGGCAAAGATACTGGTGGTGGCGCCCATTGCCGATCTGGGACGCGTCACGGGCTGA
- the recN gene encoding DNA repair protein RecN, whose protein sequence is MLTHIAIRNFAIIHHLELDLTAGMTALTGETGAGKSILVGALGLALGERADASAVRQGSAQAEVSAVFQIDTLPRVQAWLTERGLDTGGECIIRRTVSAGGRSRAYINARPVPVQTLQALGSELVDSHGQHAHHSLLRREVQRQLLDGYGGHDALVAELSHCFHRWRELRDQQAALRTEAEDRRTRRELLRYQCEELAALALHPDELEALDREHQRLRHAHRLLESAQEAVAALYEDDDRATLKQLDRIARDLDRLTGLDPRLASPVTLLREAAIQLEEATGELRHYLSSLELDPNRLQHVEERLDALHDLARKHRVEPAELAALHTRLGEELTRIETADARLDEFHRALEEAEAQYFTLAARLSKSRRTAARALSRQVTENMQKLGMPGGRFEVTLEPVAKHEPRATGQEQIAFMVSTNPGAAPRPLAKVASGGELSRISLAIQVIAAQNLTTPTLVFDEVDVGIGGSVAEIVGRQLRALSASRQVLCITHLPQVAAQAGHHLRVSKTREGGQSVTVIEALSDSQRREEIARMLGGVKITPHTRAHAREMLNQAVEEK, encoded by the coding sequence GTGCTGACGCACATCGCGATACGCAACTTCGCCATCATTCATCATCTCGAACTGGATCTCACCGCGGGCATGACGGCCCTCACCGGTGAAACCGGAGCGGGCAAATCCATCCTGGTGGGCGCCCTGGGACTGGCCCTGGGCGAGCGGGCCGATGCCAGCGCGGTAAGGCAGGGCAGCGCACAGGCGGAAGTCAGCGCCGTGTTTCAGATTGATACCCTGCCCCGGGTCCAGGCCTGGTTGACGGAGCGGGGGCTGGACACCGGCGGCGAATGCATCATCCGCCGCACGGTCTCCGCCGGGGGCCGTTCCCGCGCCTACATCAACGCCCGTCCGGTGCCGGTGCAAACCCTGCAGGCGCTGGGCAGCGAGCTGGTGGACAGCCACGGCCAGCACGCTCACCACAGCCTGTTGCGCCGGGAGGTGCAACGGCAACTGCTGGACGGCTATGGAGGGCACGACGCCCTGGTTGCAGAACTCAGCCATTGCTTCCACCGCTGGCGTGAACTGCGCGATCAGCAGGCGGCCCTGCGCACCGAGGCGGAAGACCGCCGGACCCGCCGTGAGCTGCTCCGGTATCAATGTGAGGAACTGGCAGCCCTGGCGCTGCATCCGGACGAGTTGGAGGCACTGGATCGCGAACACCAACGCCTCCGGCATGCCCACCGCCTGCTGGAGTCGGCCCAGGAGGCTGTCGCCGCCCTGTACGAAGATGACGACCGCGCCACCCTCAAGCAGCTGGACCGAATCGCCCGGGATCTCGACCGCCTGACCGGGCTGGATCCCCGCCTCGCTTCCCCCGTGACCCTGCTGCGCGAGGCCGCCATCCAGCTCGAAGAAGCGACGGGGGAGCTGCGCCACTATCTCAGCAGCCTGGAACTGGACCCCAACCGGCTGCAACACGTGGAGGAACGGCTCGACGCTCTCCATGACCTGGCCCGCAAACACCGGGTGGAACCTGCGGAACTGGCCGCCCTGCACACCCGCCTGGGCGAGGAACTGACCCGGATCGAGACGGCGGACGCGCGCCTGGACGAGTTCCACCGCGCCCTGGAGGAAGCCGAAGCCCAATACTTCACCCTCGCGGCACGCCTCAGCAAGAGCCGCCGTACGGCGGCCCGGGCGCTGTCGCGGCAGGTGACGGAAAACATGCAGAAACTGGGGATGCCGGGGGGGCGCTTTGAGGTCACCTTGGAACCGGTGGCAAAGCATGAGCCCCGCGCCACCGGCCAGGAGCAAATCGCCTTTATGGTCAGCACCAATCCGGGTGCCGCGCCCCGGCCCCTGGCCAAAGTGGCCTCGGGGGGCGAGTTGTCGCGCATCAGCCTGGCGATTCAGGTCATCGCCGCACAAAACCTCACCACCCCCACCCTGGTCTTCGACGAGGTGGATGTCGGGATAGGCGGCAGCGTGGCGGAAATCGTCGGCCGGCAACTGCGCGCACTGAGCGCCAGCCGGCAGGTGCTGTGCATCACCCACCTGCCCCAGGTGGCCGCCCAGGCCGGGCACCACCTGCGCGTCAGCAAAACCCGCGAGGGCGGGCAGTCGGTGACCGTCATCGAGGCTTTGAGCGACAGTCAGCGGCGCGAGGAAATCGCCCGCATGCTGGGCGGTGTGAAGATCACCCCCCACACCCGCGCCCATGCCCGCGAAATGCTAAACCAGGCGGTGGAGGAAAAATGA
- a CDS encoding NAD(+) kinase, translating into MQKSFQVIGLIGKYGDPGVTDTLTSLGTFLRDSGRHVLLDDDTSRTAPTQGMEIADRATLGRRCDLVVVVGGDGTLLSAVRSLADHGIPVVGINLGRLGFLADISPATMLHHMGEILSGQYVSEQRFLLHSEIARSGERRGEYTAFNDVVIQKWHTPRMIEFETHIDGRFVDMQRSDGMIICSPTGSTAYALSGGGPILSPGLNALSLVPICPHTLSNRPIVVDGDSEVSVVMRDCGDDHAQLTCDGQAVFNLSPGDQVRIRKKEKQIRLIHPRSYDYYQILRVKLGWGSKRG; encoded by the coding sequence ATGCAGAAGTCGTTTCAAGTCATTGGCCTGATCGGAAAATATGGCGACCCCGGCGTCACCGACACCCTCACAAGTCTGGGCACCTTCCTGCGCGACAGTGGCCGCCACGTGCTGCTGGATGACGACACCTCACGGACCGCACCCACCCAGGGCATGGAAATCGCGGACCGGGCGACGCTGGGACGACGCTGCGATCTGGTGGTGGTCGTGGGTGGCGACGGCACCTTGCTTTCCGCCGTCCGCTCGCTGGCGGATCACGGCATTCCTGTGGTGGGCATTAATCTGGGCCGGCTGGGCTTTCTGGCGGACATCTCCCCGGCCACCATGCTGCACCACATGGGCGAAATTCTCTCAGGCCAGTATGTGAGCGAACAGCGTTTCCTCCTGCACAGCGAAATCGCCCGGTCCGGCGAGCGCCGGGGTGAATACACGGCGTTTAACGACGTGGTCATTCAGAAATGGCACACCCCCAGAATGATAGAATTCGAAACCCACATAGACGGCCGCTTCGTCGACATGCAACGGTCCGACGGCATGATTATCTGCAGCCCCACCGGCTCCACCGCCTACGCCCTGTCGGGTGGCGGGCCCATCCTGTCCCCCGGTCTCAATGCCCTGTCGCTGGTGCCCATCTGTCCCCACACCCTGAGCAACCGGCCCATCGTGGTGGACGGAGACAGCGAAGTCAGCGTGGTCATGCGGGACTGCGGTGACGATCATGCCCAACTCACCTGCGACGGGCAGGCGGTATTCAATCTCAGCCCCGGCGACCAGGTCCGGATTCGCAAAAAGGAAAAACAGATTCGTCTGATCCACCCGCGCAGCTACGACTATTACCAGATTTTGCGGGTGAAACTGGGCTGGGGGTCCAAGCGGGGTTAA
- a CDS encoding outer membrane protein assembly factor BamE, whose amino-acid sequence MRVAVFLQDLQDFDAGQGGLETGFFQIQAFHKNHLCRIGQLPIHRRNTLTEHALPGVPCAAFTRQHYSQSRDAMQKLLIYLTVSGAIVLTACSAHRPPVQQGNVWTPELLQALQPGMTRRQVTFLLGSPTLQDPFHPDRWDYVYWFKEKGKEAEHRRLSLFFSAGQLTRTDPPLPHADAQQ is encoded by the coding sequence ATGCGCGTCGCGGTTTTTCTCCAAGATCTCCAGGATTTTGATGCGGGGCAGGGTGGCCTTGAGACCGGCTTTTTTCAGATCCAGGCTTTCCACAAAAATCACCTCTGTCGTATTGGCCAGCTTCCGATACACCGCCGCAACACCTTGACGGAACACGCACTGCCTGGGGTACCATGCGCAGCCTTCACACGCCAACATTATTCACAAAGCCGGGATGCAATGCAAAAGCTTCTCATTTACCTTACTGTTAGCGGGGCAATCGTCCTCACGGCGTGCTCCGCCCACCGCCCGCCCGTGCAACAGGGCAATGTATGGACACCCGAACTGCTCCAAGCGCTGCAGCCGGGCATGACCCGGCGCCAGGTCACGTTTCTGCTGGGCTCACCCACCCTGCAAGACCCCTTTCACCCGGACCGGTGGGACTACGTGTACTGGTTCAAGGAAAAAGGGAAAGAAGCTGAACACCGGCGCCTGAGCTTGTTTTTCAGCGCAGGACAACTGACACGCACCGACCCCCCCCTGCCCCATGCGGACGCTCAACAGTAA
- a CDS encoding RnfH family protein, producing MAETGLMNVEVAYARPDQQVIIPLKVPPQTTVAEAIELAGLVERFPEIDLASNKVGIFGKLTKLGATLRPGDRVEVYRPLIADPKQVRKKRARAVSD from the coding sequence ATGGCTGAGACCGGCTTGATGAATGTGGAAGTGGCCTATGCCCGGCCCGACCAGCAAGTGATCATTCCCCTGAAAGTGCCGCCACAGACGACGGTGGCGGAGGCGATTGAGCTGGCGGGTTTGGTGGAGCGTTTTCCGGAGATCGATCTTGCCAGCAACAAAGTGGGGATTTTCGGCAAGCTCACCAAGTTGGGCGCAACGCTGCGGCCCGGTGACCGGGTGGAGGTGTACCGTCCGTTGATTGCCGATCCCAAACAGGTGAGAAAAAAACGCGCCCGCGCGGTCAGCGACTAG
- the grpE gene encoding nucleotide exchange factor GrpE produces the protein MKGDQQHQAESDEHQAQAEPRAEAAGAEGEDAELSHEQLLLTLQDAKAKADEYWNQLLLARAELENTRKRAERDVENAHKFALEGFVKELLPVKDSLELALAALADTDEGAQQREGVELTLKMLAGVLAKFGVEEVNPEGEKFNPERHQAMSMQDAPGTPANTVLTVYQKGYLLNDRLVRPALVVVASGAAGDGGGGGDEGGGKGTHIDEQA, from the coding sequence ATGAAGGGCGATCAGCAACATCAGGCTGAATCCGACGAACACCAGGCCCAGGCAGAGCCCCGGGCCGAAGCCGCCGGCGCGGAAGGCGAGGATGCTGAACTCAGCCATGAGCAGTTGTTGCTGACCCTGCAAGACGCCAAAGCCAAAGCGGATGAATACTGGAACCAGCTCCTGCTGGCCCGGGCCGAGCTGGAAAATACCCGCAAACGGGCGGAGCGGGATGTGGAAAATGCCCACAAATTCGCCCTGGAGGGGTTTGTCAAAGAGCTGTTGCCCGTCAAAGACAGTCTGGAGCTGGCCTTGGCCGCCCTGGCCGACACCGATGAAGGCGCCCAGCAGCGCGAGGGTGTGGAGTTGACATTGAAAATGCTGGCTGGCGTGCTGGCCAAATTCGGGGTGGAAGAAGTGAACCCCGAGGGGGAGAAGTTTAATCCCGAACGGCACCAGGCCATGTCTATGCAGGATGCCCCCGGCACGCCGGCCAACACCGTGCTGACGGTGTATCAAAAAGGCTATTTGCTCAATGACCGTCTGGTGCGCCCCGCCCTGGTGGTGGTGGCCAGCGGCGCCGCTGGTGACGGCGGTGGCGGCGGTGACGAAGGTGGCGGCAAGGGCACGCATATCGACGAACAGGCTTGA
- a CDS encoding sodium-dependent transporter, whose amino-acid sequence MTRPHTSVHGEWSSRWVFVLAATGSAVGLGNIWKFPYITGENGGGAFVLVYLVCVAVVGIPIMIAEVMIGRRGRQSPIHTMRSLALEAGKSSRWQWLGWSGVLAGFLILSYYSVIAGWGLAYVVRAGAGVFNGAGAEQVGAIFNEFLASPERLLAWHTIFMVMTMVVVARGVRGGLEKAVRFLMPALFVLLLLLVGYAMSTGSFTRGLEFLFRPDFSKLSQDGVLIAMGHAFFTLSLGMGAIMIYGSYLPGRASIAKTSFLIAGADTVVALMAGMAIFPIVFANGMAPASGPGLLFVSLPVAFGQMPGGVVFGMLFFVLVVFAAWTSSISLIEPAVAWLVEYRGMRRLTACLWAGVATWLLGIGTVLSFNLWAGYKLFGKTFFDLLDYLTANIMLPAGGLFIALFAAWVMKQADVRDELAIVNETGYRLWWFLVRFVTPVAVVVVFLSAIGVIGKA is encoded by the coding sequence ATGACGCGTCCGCACACAAGTGTTCACGGCGAGTGGTCGTCGCGCTGGGTGTTTGTGCTGGCCGCCACCGGGTCCGCGGTGGGGCTGGGAAACATCTGGAAATTCCCTTATATCACCGGCGAAAACGGCGGTGGTGCCTTTGTGCTGGTGTATCTGGTGTGCGTGGCCGTGGTGGGGATTCCCATCATGATCGCGGAAGTGATGATCGGCCGCCGGGGCCGGCAGAGTCCCATCCATACCATGCGTTCGTTGGCCCTGGAGGCGGGCAAGAGTTCCCGTTGGCAGTGGCTGGGCTGGTCCGGCGTACTCGCCGGGTTCCTGATATTGTCCTACTACAGCGTGATCGCCGGGTGGGGCCTGGCCTACGTGGTGCGTGCGGGGGCGGGGGTGTTCAACGGTGCCGGTGCCGAGCAGGTGGGCGCCATTTTCAACGAGTTTCTGGCATCGCCGGAGCGCCTCCTGGCCTGGCACACCATTTTTATGGTCATGACCATGGTGGTGGTGGCCAGGGGCGTGCGGGGCGGTCTGGAAAAAGCCGTGCGCTTTCTCATGCCGGCGTTGTTCGTGTTGCTGCTGCTGCTGGTGGGTTATGCCATGAGCACCGGCAGCTTCACGCGGGGGCTCGAATTCCTGTTCCGCCCGGACTTCAGCAAACTGTCCCAGGATGGCGTTCTCATCGCTATGGGGCACGCCTTCTTTACCTTGAGCCTGGGTATGGGGGCCATCATGATCTATGGCTCTTATCTGCCCGGTCGGGCCTCCATCGCCAAAACCTCGTTTCTTATCGCCGGCGCCGACACCGTGGTCGCCCTGATGGCCGGTATGGCGATTTTCCCCATTGTGTTTGCCAACGGCATGGCGCCGGCATCGGGGCCAGGCCTGCTGTTTGTCTCTTTGCCGGTGGCCTTCGGCCAGATGCCGGGCGGGGTGGTTTTCGGCATGCTGTTTTTTGTGCTGGTGGTGTTTGCCGCCTGGACCTCGTCGATTTCGCTGATCGAGCCGGCGGTGGCGTGGCTGGTGGAATACCGGGGCATGCGCCGCCTGACCGCCTGCTTGTGGGCGGGTGTGGCCACTTGGCTGCTGGGTATCGGCACGGTGCTGTCGTTCAATCTTTGGGCCGGATACAAGTTGTTCGGCAAGACTTTTTTCGATCTGCTTGATTACCTGACCGCCAACATCATGCTGCCCGCCGGCGGCTTGTTCATCGCTTTGTTCGCCGCCTGGGTGATGAAGCAGGCGGACGTGCGTGACGAGTTGGCCATCGTCAATGAAACCGGGTACAGGCTGTGGTGGTTCCTGGTGCGTTTCGTCACGCCCGTGGCGGTGGTGGTCGTGTTTTTGAGTGCCATCGGTGTGATCGGCAAGGCTTGA
- the fur gene encoding ferric iron uptake transcriptional regulator → MLACEGCAWYPRQCVFRQGVAAVYRKLANTTEVIFVESLDLKKAGLKATLPRIKILEILEKNRDAHLRAEDVYKALLESGEDVGLATVYRVLTQFEAAGLVSRHHFEGGHAVFELDQGEHHDHILCIGCGRVDEFVDDLIEQRQRDIATKAGYSMTDHSLYIYGLCEACRKEKKQ, encoded by the coding sequence ATGTTGGCGTGTGAAGGCTGCGCATGGTACCCCAGGCAGTGCGTGTTCCGTCAAGGTGTTGCGGCGGTGTATCGGAAGCTGGCCAATACGACAGAGGTGATTTTTGTGGAAAGCCTGGATCTGAAAAAAGCCGGTCTCAAGGCCACCCTGCCCCGCATCAAAATCCTGGAGATCTTGGAGAAAAACCGCGACGCGCATCTGCGGGCCGAGGACGTTTACAAAGCCCTGCTGGAAAGCGGCGAAGACGTGGGGCTGGCCACGGTCTACCGGGTGCTGACCCAGTTTGAAGCCGCCGGTTTGGTGTCCCGCCACCATTTTGAAGGGGGGCACGCGGTGTTTGAGCTGGATCAGGGCGAGCATCATGATCACATTTTGTGCATCGGCTGCGGTCGCGTGGATGAGTTTGTGGATGACTTGATAGAGCAGCGCCAGCGTGACATTGCAACCAAAGCCGGTTATTCCATGACTGATCACAGCCTGTACATTTACGGCCTGTGTGAGGCCTGCCGCAAAGAGAAGAAACAATAG
- a CDS encoding YggU family protein, with amino-acid sequence MADAPYRWQGDTLILNLQVQPRASRNEFAGVHGTRLRLRLTAPPVDGAANAALLRFLAGTFGVAKSKVSLLKGTAGRAKQVSIAAPRKLPPFISPP; translated from the coding sequence ATGGCCGACGCGCCCTACCGCTGGCAGGGCGACACCCTCATCCTCAATCTGCAGGTCCAGCCCCGGGCCAGCCGCAACGAGTTTGCCGGCGTTCACGGAACACGCCTGCGCCTGCGCCTGACGGCGCCGCCGGTGGACGGGGCGGCCAACGCGGCCCTGCTGCGTTTTTTGGCCGGGACCTTCGGTGTGGCGAAATCCAAGGTCAGCCTCCTCAAAGGCACAGCGGGGCGCGCCAAGCAAGTGAGCATTGCCGCGCCGCGCAAACTCCCCCCCTTCATTTCACCCCCGTGA
- a CDS encoding pyrroline-5-carboxylate reductase, translated as MRERTIAFVGGGNMARSLIGGLIKDGCRAERLWVSDPDPAKLDRYARHYTVHTSADNKTPVEHADVVVLAVKPQVLKTVAQDLAAAVAARKPLVISIAAGIRESDLRRWLGEGIAIVRTMPNTPALVGSGASALYANAYVDAEQRDLAESILRAAGVTLWVDDEAQMDTVTALSGSGPAYFFLVMEALEQAAVRHGLPPASAHLLTLQTAYGAAKMALESPEELGALRRRVTSPGGTTERAIQVLQDSKLEALFERALAAAEQRSKELATLFGEN; from the coding sequence ATGCGCGAGCGCACTATTGCGTTTGTCGGCGGCGGCAACATGGCGCGCAGCCTCATCGGTGGCCTGATCAAAGACGGCTGCCGGGCAGAGCGGCTGTGGGTCTCCGACCCGGACCCCGCCAAGCTGGACCGCTACGCCCGCCACTACACCGTCCACACCAGCGCAGACAACAAAACGCCGGTCGAACACGCCGATGTGGTGGTGCTGGCGGTGAAACCCCAGGTTCTGAAGACAGTGGCACAAGACCTGGCTGCCGCCGTTGCCGCCCGCAAGCCGCTGGTCATCAGCATCGCCGCCGGTATCCGCGAGAGCGACCTGCGCCGCTGGCTGGGCGAGGGCATCGCCATCGTCCGCACCATGCCCAACACCCCCGCCCTGGTGGGCAGCGGCGCCAGCGCCCTGTACGCCAATGCCTATGTTGATGCGGAGCAGCGGGATCTGGCCGAATCCATACTGCGGGCGGCGGGCGTGACCCTGTGGGTGGACGACGAGGCACAGATGGACACCGTCACCGCCCTGTCGGGTAGCGGTCCGGCCTATTTCTTCCTGGTCATGGAGGCGCTGGAGCAGGCCGCCGTCAGGCACGGGCTGCCCCCGGCAAGCGCACACCTGCTCACCCTGCAAACCGCTTACGGCGCCGCGAAAATGGCGCTGGAGAGCCCGGAAGAACTGGGTGCCCTGCGCCGCCGGGTCACCTCCCCGGGAGGCACCACGGAGCGGGCGATTCAGGTCCTGCAAGACAGCAAACTGGAAGCATTGTTCGAGCGCGCCCTGGCGGCGGCGGAACAACGCTCCAAAGAACTGGCGACCCTGTTTGGAGAAAATTGA
- a CDS encoding type II toxin-antitoxin system RatA family toxin — MTTINRNALVPYSPAQMFDLVNDVEAYPRFLPWCTGAQVLRRDEDEVQARLELAKGGMEKSFTTLNRLQKDKMIEMRLVEGPFRHLEGFWRFQSLGGQGCKVSLDLEFEFANKLLSLALGPMFTQIANTLVDSFCARAADVYG, encoded by the coding sequence ATGACGACGATCAATCGCAATGCCCTGGTGCCCTATTCTCCGGCGCAGATGTTCGACCTGGTGAATGATGTGGAGGCCTATCCCCGTTTTCTGCCCTGGTGTACGGGTGCCCAGGTGCTGCGCCGCGATGAGGACGAAGTGCAGGCCCGGCTGGAACTGGCCAAAGGGGGGATGGAGAAGTCCTTTACCACCCTGAACCGTCTGCAGAAAGACAAAATGATCGAAATGCGTCTGGTAGAGGGCCCGTTCAGACATTTGGAAGGGTTTTGGCGCTTTCAGAGCCTGGGCGGCCAGGGTTGCAAAGTGTCTTTGGATCTTGAATTTGAATTCGCCAACAAGCTGCTGAGTCTGGCCCTGGGTCCCATGTTCACCCAAATCGCCAACACCCTGGTGGATTCATTTTGTGCGCGGGCGGCGGATGTCTATGGCTGA
- the hrcA gene encoding heat-inducible transcriptional repressor HrcA — protein sequence MGGSELTERAQHLLKTLVECHIRDGQPVGSRTLARHAGLELSPATVRNVMADLEEMGLVTAPHTSAGRVPTSKGYRLFVDSLLIVNPLQGEEISGLRDQLGEQESLPDLLEAASQMLSGLTQMAGLVMVPRRERFVLRHVEFLALSDDRVLAIFVVNDSEVRNHIIHTHRRFTASELEQAANYLNYEFSGRDLHDAREAVLRAMREAKEEASALMQRAVEAADEALREEQDQADYVLAGQTNLMGFSELADLQVLRQLFEAFSEKRDILHLLDQCLGSQGVQIFIGQESGYDALGGCSIVTAPYQSEGHTVGVLGVIGPTRMAYDRVIPIVDVTAKLLGAALNTRR from the coding sequence ATGGGCGGTTCGGAACTCACCGAGCGCGCACAACATTTGCTGAAAACACTGGTGGAGTGCCATATCCGGGATGGGCAACCGGTGGGTTCCCGGACCCTGGCACGCCACGCCGGTCTTGAACTCAGCCCGGCCACCGTGCGCAATGTCATGGCGGATCTGGAAGAGATGGGCCTGGTCACCGCGCCTCATACCTCGGCGGGACGCGTCCCCACCTCCAAGGGTTACCGCCTGTTCGTGGATTCCCTGCTGATCGTCAATCCCCTGCAGGGCGAGGAGATATCGGGCCTCAGGGATCAACTCGGCGAGCAGGAGTCACTGCCGGATTTGCTGGAAGCCGCGTCTCAGATGTTGTCCGGCCTCACGCAAATGGCCGGGTTGGTGATGGTGCCGCGGCGCGAGCGCTTTGTGTTGCGGCATGTGGAGTTCCTGGCCTTGTCCGACGACCGGGTGCTGGCCATCTTCGTGGTCAACGACAGCGAAGTGCGCAATCATATCATTCACACCCATCGCCGCTTTACCGCATCGGAGCTGGAACAGGCCGCCAATTACCTCAACTATGAGTTTTCCGGCCGTGATCTGCACGATGCCCGCGAGGCCGTGTTGCGGGCCATGAGGGAGGCGAAGGAGGAAGCCAGCGCCCTGATGCAACGGGCCGTGGAGGCCGCCGATGAGGCGCTGCGCGAAGAGCAGGATCAGGCGGACTACGTCCTCGCCGGGCAGACCAACCTGATGGGTTTTTCTGAGCTGGCCGATTTGCAGGTGTTGAGGCAGTTATTTGAGGCGTTCAGCGAAAAGCGGGACATTCTGCACCTGCTGGACCAATGTCTGGGCAGCCAGGGTGTGCAGATTTTCATCGGCCAGGAATCCGGCTACGACGCGCTCGGGGGGTGCAGCATCGTCACCGCACCCTACCAGTCCGAAGGACACACCGTGGGGGTGCTGGGGGTGATCGGCCCCACCCGCATGGCCTATGACCGGGTGATCCCCATTGTGGACGTGACGGCAAAATTATTGGGTGCCGCCTTGAATACCCGCCGTTGA
- the smpB gene encoding SsrA-binding protein SmpB, translated as MARRPKKKTAAPGSTIALNKKARHDYSIEDRFDAGLVLEGWEVKSLRAGRVNLAESYVIVKNGEAWLLGCLITPLPTASTHIHPDARRTRKLLLHRQELDKLTGAVERKGYTLVALALYWKKGRAKLEIGLAKGKKLHDKRAAEKEREWQREKQRLLKLR; from the coding sequence ATGGCCCGACGCCCGAAAAAGAAAACCGCAGCACCCGGCAGCACCATCGCCCTCAACAAAAAAGCGCGCCACGACTATTCCATCGAGGACCGCTTCGATGCCGGACTGGTGCTGGAAGGCTGGGAAGTCAAAAGCCTGCGCGCGGGGCGGGTCAATCTGGCGGAAAGCTACGTCATCGTCAAAAACGGCGAAGCCTGGCTGCTGGGCTGTCTCATCACCCCGCTGCCCACCGCCTCCACCCACATCCACCCCGACGCCCGCCGCACCCGCAAGCTACTGCTGCACCGTCAGGAGCTGGACAAGCTGACCGGCGCCGTGGAACGCAAAGGCTACACCCTGGTCGCCCTGGCCCTCTATTGGAAAAAAGGCCGGGCGAAGCTGGAAATCGGCTTGGCGAAAGGCAAAAAACTCCACGATAAAAGGGCCGCCGAAAAAGAACGCGAGTGGCAGCGGGAAAAGCAACGCCTGCTCAAGCTGCGCTGA